Proteins encoded in a region of the Natator depressus isolate rNatDep1 chromosome 25, rNatDep2.hap1, whole genome shotgun sequence genome:
- the RAB11B gene encoding ras-related protein Rab-11B, which produces MGTRDDEYDYLFKVVLIGDSGVGKSNLLSRFTRNEFNLESKSTIGVEFATRSIQVDGKTIKAQIWDTAGQERYRAITSAYYRGAVGALLVYDIAKHLTYENVERWLKELRDHADNNIVIMLVGNKSDLRHLRAVPTDEARAFAEKNNLSFIETSALDSTNVEEAFKNILTEIYRIVSQKQIADRSAHDESPGNNVVDISVPPTTDGQKSNKLQCCQNL; this is translated from the exons TTGTGTTGATTGGAGACTCTGGGGTAGGGAAGAGTAATCTTCTGTCACGCTTCACTCGCAATGAGTTCAATCTTGAGAGTAAGAGCACCATTGGGGTGGAATTTGCCACCAGGAGCATCCAAGTGGATGGGAAGACGATAAAAGCCCAGATCTGGGACACTGCAGGGCAGGAACGATATCGTGCCATAACCTCAGC CTATTACCGTGGTGCTGTTGGGGCCCTCCTTGTCTATGACATTGCCAAACATCTCACCTACGAGAATGTCGAGCGCTGGTTAAAGGAGCTCCGGGATCATGCAGACAACAACATTGTCATCATGCTGGTGGGAAATAAAAGTGACCTGCGCCATCTGAGAGCTGTGCCCACCGATGAGGCCCGGGCTTTTGCAG aaaaaaataacttATCTTTTATTGAAACTTCTGCCCTGGATTCCACAAATGTAGAAGAAGCCTTCAAGAACATCCTCACAG AAATCTACCGCATCGTCTCACAGAAGCAGATTGCAGATCGGTCTGCACACGATGAGTCTCCTGGCAACAATGTAGTTGATATCAGTGTCCCGCCAACCACCGATGGACAGAAATCCAACAAACTCCAGTGCTGTCAGAACCTGTGA